The segment GCGCGCACATGGGCATCGTGGTCGTCGTGGCCCTGCTCGTGGGCCTTCCCACCTGGTGGTTCACCGGTTACCTGCTCGGGAAGTGGATGGGTCAGCGGGTCGACATCCCGGTCCCCGACATCCTTGGCGGGGGATCGCCGCAGGACGACGAGGACCACCTCGGCCCGCCGCCGCCCCTCCCCCTCTTGATCATGCTCCTGGTCCTGCCCGTCGCCCTGATCTTCATGGAGACCGGGCTGGCCACGCTCTCGACCGCGGGAGTCGTGGACGGCGACGCGACCTGGGTGCACGTTCTCCAGGCCATCGGCAAGACGCCCTCCGCCCTGCTGATCACGGTCTTGGTCGCGCTGTGGCTCCTGGGATGGCGCCGCCGGCACGACGGCAAGGTACTCGAACGAGTCATCGACCGCGCGCTCGCTCCCGTGTGCTCCATCATCCTGCTCACCGGTGCCGGCGGTATGTTCGGTGCCGTCCTCCAGCAGAGCGGGATCGGCGACGCCGTCGCCGACAGCCTGGACGCCATGGGCCTGCCCCTGATCGTCGCGGCCTTCCTCGTCGCGGCCAGCATCCGGGTCGCGCAGGGGTCCGCGACGGTCGCGGCCACCACGGCGGGTGGGCTCATCGCCCCCGCCATTCACGCCACGGGCGGATTCTCCCAGTTCGAACTCTCGCTCCTGGTCCTGGCCGTCGCCGCCGGTTCCATCGTCCTCTCTCACGTGAACGACTCCGGCTTCTGGCTGGTGCGCGGCTTCCTCGGCATGGACACCAAGACGACGCTGAAGACCTGGACGCTCCAGGGCACGGCGGTGGGCCTGATGACCTTCGCCATCGTGACCGTGCTGTTCCTCGTGGTGTAACCGCGGTCAGGGCCGCGGGCGGGCCCCCAGCGCGGTGGAGAACCGGCGCGCGCCCGCGGCCACCAACGGCTCGAGCTCCGCGCGCAGCGCCTCGGACCACCGGTGTTCCGGCACGGAGACACTGACCCCGGCGACCACCCGGTCATGGCGGTCCCACACGGGCGCCCCGACGCAACAGACGTCGGGGTTCGACTCGCACCGCTCCACGGCGACCCCGTGCGACCGGACCTCGCGCAGTTCGGTGAGGAGGCTGGGGACGTCCGTGACGCTGCGCGGGGTCATCGGCGCCAGCGGGCCCGGGCCCAGACGCTCGCGGACGTCCTCCTCCGGCAGTGCCGACAGCATCGCCTTGCCCAGGGCCGTGCAGTGGGCGGGCACCCGTGCGCCGACGGCCGAGACCATGCGCACCGTGTGGGAACTGTCGACCTTGGCGACATAGACGACGTGTGCGCCGTCCAGCACGGCCACGTGCGCGGTCTCGTTGCAGGCGGCGACCAGCTCCCGGGCGATCCCCTGTCCGGTGCGTGCGGTGTCGAGCCGCTCGGCGTAGGCGCTGCCAAGACGGAACAACTGCAACCCCAGCCGGAACCGCCCCGGGACGTCGGGGTCGGCGTGGAGATAGCCGCGATCGGTGAGCGTGTGCAGCAGCTCGTGCACGGTCGTCCGGGGAAGCTGGAGCTCCTCCACCACGTCGGGGGCGCTGAGGGTCTCCCGTCCGTCGGTGAACAGCTCCAGTATGTCCAGACCCCGCAACAGCGCGGGCGTACGGCGGGCCATACCAGCGATCTCCTCCCCGGGCAGGTCGCTGGCAACAATACCCTTCGGAAGATCACGCGCCCCCACCTGTCGCCGGACAAGGCTCCCCGGACAGACCAGGAGCCGTTCGCAGCGTCGCGTTCAACCCGCGTGGGGTGACACGTCCGGAAGAGGAGCCGCACCGCCTGCTGGCGGCGTTCGTGGCACGGTCGCGTGGTCGGGAGCGCGGTTCCGCTTCGGCGGGCGACCCATGGGTCGCCATCAGCGGCTCGAGTATCGGGGTGTCGCCCCGTTTGCCCAGGTGGTGGTGACGAGCGGGGGATGGCGGGAGCCGGCGAGCGGGTGGATCTCCGAAGGCGGCCACCTCGGAAGCGGTCACGTGCCTCGGATCCGTCCCGTTCGTCCCGGACCGCGACCTTTCACGCAACAGAACCCAGGGCGGCGCCGAAGAGTCCAGCCCCGGGGCCACGCCGCGCTCGCACGTTCGACGCGTCCCATCCGCCGCCCTCGGTCCGAGAAGGCGACGCCTGAGGGAGTGTTCTGTGAGGGTTTTCGGGTGAGAGAGGGGCCGTCGTCCCTATTGCGGTCGCTGCGCGGATGGTGCCCCAGCGGGGGCCCGGGCTTCGACTCGCACGACGATCCGTGAGGGGCGTCCTGGTCGGCTGTTCGAAAGGATCGACACCGGCGAACGTCGTCCTGGCGGTCGCGAGCCCCCAGCACCCCCAACAGCGCCCCAAGAGGCACAGCGGCGCAAAGAACACGGCCTTGGTCTTCGACGGTGCCGAACTGGGTTGCCCGCCTCGCCTGCGGGGTGGGCCCGCCCGGACGTCCCCAGCCCGAGAAGGGGCGCCGTTGAGCTCCGGTGTCGAGCACCGAACGGGGTCTGGTCATCATGCCCGGACATCGCGTTCCCCGAACTGCCGCACCCGCGCGTG is part of the Spiractinospora alimapuensis genome and harbors:
- a CDS encoding IclR family transcriptional regulator, giving the protein MARRTPALLRGLDILELFTDGRETLSAPDVVEELQLPRTTVHELLHTLTDRGYLHADPDVPGRFRLGLQLFRLGSAYAERLDTARTGQGIARELVAACNETAHVAVLDGAHVVYVAKVDSSHTVRMVSAVGARVPAHCTALGKAMLSALPEEDVRERLGPGPLAPMTPRSVTDVPSLLTELREVRSHGVAVERCESNPDVCCVGAPVWDRHDRVVAGVSVSVPEHRWSEALRAELEPLVAAGARRFSTALGARPRP
- a CDS encoding GntP family permease; the protein is MPDTANLSVGWLIAIAAIAIAILLFLIIWVRLHAILALIVVSAGTAVATGTSAEDIVDTLTDGLGGTLGTVALLIGFGAMLGRLIEVSGGARVLSDGLIRLFGEKRAPLALSVASLLFGFPIFLDAAFVVMVPIIFSVARRLGGSLLLYALPATGAFVMMHALLPPHPGPVAAADAIGAHMGIVVVVALLVGLPTWWFTGYLLGKWMGQRVDIPVPDILGGGSPQDDEDHLGPPPPLPLLIMLLVLPVALIFMETGLATLSTAGVVDGDATWVHVLQAIGKTPSALLITVLVALWLLGWRRRHDGKVLERVIDRALAPVCSIILLTGAGGMFGAVLQQSGIGDAVADSLDAMGLPLIVAAFLVAASIRVAQGSATVAATTAGGLIAPAIHATGGFSQFELSLLVLAVAAGSIVLSHVNDSGFWLVRGFLGMDTKTTLKTWTLQGTAVGLMTFAIVTVLFLVV